A single Cottoperca gobio chromosome 3, fCotGob3.1, whole genome shotgun sequence DNA region contains:
- the shcbp1 gene encoding SHC SH2 domain-binding protein 1 isoform X1 — protein sequence MEQEARGETPSAATSKAGNEMTDIAVVDLESYFNVELDMEINNGISEVGHNVSGLNQALFQNEEGDEDESDDDSGTDHFNSEKSGTQLQRFERLGGVNSSLPDTFQTSHLLFYERFKAYQDYMLGDCKPSEVKAFTADYLEKVVEPCDWLALWATDVFDVLVEVCDVDLKDLKACVSLVLPLQCDTRGCELTEEAMKSLLDATRHKVPLQELQVVYEQSGDFDQTALALEHLRFFYKHIWRQWDEEDEDDDFDYFVRCVEPRLRLYYDILEDRVPAGLVAEYQSLLENCSQCFQLFSVLRSGLCSDSDSELDNVSMVEGLKLYDQLETFKRKLHIFENPLLRYVLGYRGNARQQCVQSRGLRASGVKMIHVVTASCSSIQLQSLLSDRLLPLCSSEDTEIQFHRDPVSAVEMCHQGDVVIVLPGIYNVSSSIFLPDSITLEGFGLPDEVVIEKKNKGDSFVESTGANVSMSNIKFIQHDAIEGILCVRQGTVNMENCVLQCETTGVIVRTSARLTMNMCDLYGSKGAGVEIYPGSVCSLIGNGIHHCKDGILIKDFADELDVMPSITMENNVIHNNEGYGVILVKPNIGAQQGVLPDRSDEEHAGLPSADKQQGAFTAPLISSTTTPSSRSADIQPESAENSNTGADVASTSGRKWQFSRQLSRNKETFCSRAVQDLVDHQIFVSIQGNQFRRNGMGDFGTFFY from the exons ATGGAGCAAGAGGCACGGGGGGAAACTCCGTCTGCAGCAACGAGTAAAGCTGGGAACGAGATGACAGACATCGCGGTGGTCGATTTGGAGTCCTACTTTAACGTTGAACTCGACATGGAAATCAACAACGGCATTTCTGAAGTGGGACATAACGTGTCCGGTTTAAATCAAG CTCTTTTTCAGAATGAAGAGGGGGATGAAGATGAGAGTGATGATGACAGTGGCACGGACCATTTTAACTCTGAGAAGTCGGGGACTCAGCTGCAGAGATTTGAACGCCTTGGAGGAGTAAATTCAAGTCTTCCTGACACCTTCCAGACCAGTCACCTGCTATTCTACGAGCGGTTCAAGGCATACCAGGACTACATGCTCG gAGACTGTAAGCCATCCGAGGTAAAGGCCTTCACAGCAGACTACCTGGAAAAGGTGGTGGAGCCGTGTGACTGGTTGGCTCTGTGGGCTACTGATGTCTTTGATGTGTTGGTGGAG GTGTGTGATGTGGACTTGAAGGATCTGAAGGCATGTGTGAGTCTGGTGCTGCCTCTGCAGTGTGACACCAGAGGCTGTGAACTTACAGAGGAAGCCATGAAGTCTCTGCTGGATGCCACTCGGCACAAAGTCCCTCTGCAGGAGCTCCAGGTGGTCTACGAGCAGTCTGGGGACTTTGATCAGACCGCCCTCGCTCTTGAGCACCTCAG gtttttttataaacacatcTGGAGACAGTGggatgaggaagatgaagatgatgactTTGACTACTTTGTTCGTTGCGTGGAGCCTCGTCTCAGGCT CTACTACGACATCTTAGAAGACAGAGTCCCAGCAGGCCTGGTGGCAGAGTACCAGTCCTTACTGGAAAACTGCTCTCAGTGCTTCCAGCTGTTCTCTGTGCTGCGCAGCGGTCTCTGCAGCGACTCGGACTCAGAGCTGGACAACGTGTCCATGGTGGAGGGCCTGAAGCTCTACGACCAGCTGGAGACGTTCAAACGCAAGCTGCACATCTTCGAGAACCCCCTGCTGAG GTATGTGCTGGGCTACAGAGGAAATGCCAGGCAACAGTGTGTGCAGAGCCGTGGGCTCCGAGCATCAGGTGTGAAGATGATCCATGTGGTCAcagcctcctgcagcagcatccAGCTCCAGTCCCTCCTCAGTGACAGACTGCTGCCTCTGTGTTCCTCCGAGGACACTGAGATTCAG ttCCATAGAGACCCAGTGTCAGCAGTGGAAATGTGCCATCAGGGTGACGTGGTCATTGTTCTCCCAGGGATCTACAATGTGAGCAGTTCCATCTTCTTACCAGACTCCATCACTTTAGAAG GTTTCGGGCTTCCTGATGAGGTGGTGatagagaagaaaaacaagggCGACTCCTTCGTGGAGTCCACAGGagctaatgtcagcatgtccAACATCAAGTTCATCCAACACGATGCTATAGAGGGCATTCTGT gtgtgcGTCAGGGCACTGTGAACATGGAGAactgtgtgctgcagtgtgaGACGACGGGAGTGATCGTCCGGACTTCAGCCCGCCTCACCATGAACATGTGTGACCTGTACGGCTCCAAG GGGGCTGGTGTGGAGATTTACCCCGGCAGTGTTTGCAGTCTGATTGGTAACGGGATCCATCACTGTAAGGACGGGATCCTCATCAAG gacttTGCTGATGAGCTTGATGTGATGCCGTCAATCACTATGGAGAATAATGTAATTCACAACAATGAAGGCTACGGGGTGATTCTAGTGAAACCCAACATCGGGGCGCAACAAGGAGTTCTTCCGGACAGAAGTGACG aaGAGCACGCTGGACTGCCGtctgcagacaaacagcagGGAGCTTTCActgctcctctcatctcctcaaCAACAACCCCGAGTAGCAGGTCAGCAGACATTCAGCCCGAGTCAGCAGAGAACAGCAACACGGGCGCTGACGTAGCCTCCACCTCTGGCAGGAAGTGGCAGTTTAGTCGTCAGCTGAGCAGAAACAAGGAGACTTTCTGCAGCCGAGCCGTCCAGGATCTGGTGGACCACCAGATCTTCGTCTCCATTCAGGGAAACCAGTTCAGACGCAACGGCATGGGCGACTTCGGCACCTTTTTCTACTGA
- the shcbp1 gene encoding SHC SH2 domain-binding protein 1 isoform X2 — protein MEQEARGETPSAATSKAGNEMTDIAVVDLESYFNVELDMEINNGISEVGHNVSGLNQALFQNEEGDEDESDDDSGTDHFNSEKSGTQLQRFERLGGVNSSLPDTFQTSHLLFYERFKAYQDYMLGDCKPSEVKAFTADYLEKVVEPCDWLALWATDVFDVLVEVCDVDLKDLKACVSLVLPLQCDTRGCELTEEAMKSLLDATRHKVPLQELQVVYEQSGDFDQTALALEHLRFFYKHIWRQWDEEDEDDDFDYFVRCVEPRLRLYYDILEDRVPAGLVAEYQSLLENCSQCFQLFSVLRSGLCSDSDSELDNVSMVEGLKLYDQLETFKRKLHIFENPLLRYVLGYRGNARQQCVQSRGLRASGVKMIHVVTASCSSIQLQSLLSDRLLPLCSSEDTEIQFHRDPVSAVEMCHQGDVVIVLPGIYNVSSSIFLPDSITLEGFGLPDEVVIEKKNKGDSFVESTGANVSMSNIKFIQHDAIEGILCVRQGTVNMENCVLQCETTGVIVRTSARLTMNMCDLYGSKGAGVEIYPGSVCSLIGNGIHHCKDGILIKDFADELDVMPSITMENNVIHNNEGYGVILVKPNIGAQQGVLPDRSDEHAGLPSADKQQGAFTAPLISSTTTPSSRSADIQPESAENSNTGADVASTSGRKWQFSRQLSRNKETFCSRAVQDLVDHQIFVSIQGNQFRRNGMGDFGTFFY, from the exons ATGGAGCAAGAGGCACGGGGGGAAACTCCGTCTGCAGCAACGAGTAAAGCTGGGAACGAGATGACAGACATCGCGGTGGTCGATTTGGAGTCCTACTTTAACGTTGAACTCGACATGGAAATCAACAACGGCATTTCTGAAGTGGGACATAACGTGTCCGGTTTAAATCAAG CTCTTTTTCAGAATGAAGAGGGGGATGAAGATGAGAGTGATGATGACAGTGGCACGGACCATTTTAACTCTGAGAAGTCGGGGACTCAGCTGCAGAGATTTGAACGCCTTGGAGGAGTAAATTCAAGTCTTCCTGACACCTTCCAGACCAGTCACCTGCTATTCTACGAGCGGTTCAAGGCATACCAGGACTACATGCTCG gAGACTGTAAGCCATCCGAGGTAAAGGCCTTCACAGCAGACTACCTGGAAAAGGTGGTGGAGCCGTGTGACTGGTTGGCTCTGTGGGCTACTGATGTCTTTGATGTGTTGGTGGAG GTGTGTGATGTGGACTTGAAGGATCTGAAGGCATGTGTGAGTCTGGTGCTGCCTCTGCAGTGTGACACCAGAGGCTGTGAACTTACAGAGGAAGCCATGAAGTCTCTGCTGGATGCCACTCGGCACAAAGTCCCTCTGCAGGAGCTCCAGGTGGTCTACGAGCAGTCTGGGGACTTTGATCAGACCGCCCTCGCTCTTGAGCACCTCAG gtttttttataaacacatcTGGAGACAGTGggatgaggaagatgaagatgatgactTTGACTACTTTGTTCGTTGCGTGGAGCCTCGTCTCAGGCT CTACTACGACATCTTAGAAGACAGAGTCCCAGCAGGCCTGGTGGCAGAGTACCAGTCCTTACTGGAAAACTGCTCTCAGTGCTTCCAGCTGTTCTCTGTGCTGCGCAGCGGTCTCTGCAGCGACTCGGACTCAGAGCTGGACAACGTGTCCATGGTGGAGGGCCTGAAGCTCTACGACCAGCTGGAGACGTTCAAACGCAAGCTGCACATCTTCGAGAACCCCCTGCTGAG GTATGTGCTGGGCTACAGAGGAAATGCCAGGCAACAGTGTGTGCAGAGCCGTGGGCTCCGAGCATCAGGTGTGAAGATGATCCATGTGGTCAcagcctcctgcagcagcatccAGCTCCAGTCCCTCCTCAGTGACAGACTGCTGCCTCTGTGTTCCTCCGAGGACACTGAGATTCAG ttCCATAGAGACCCAGTGTCAGCAGTGGAAATGTGCCATCAGGGTGACGTGGTCATTGTTCTCCCAGGGATCTACAATGTGAGCAGTTCCATCTTCTTACCAGACTCCATCACTTTAGAAG GTTTCGGGCTTCCTGATGAGGTGGTGatagagaagaaaaacaagggCGACTCCTTCGTGGAGTCCACAGGagctaatgtcagcatgtccAACATCAAGTTCATCCAACACGATGCTATAGAGGGCATTCTGT gtgtgcGTCAGGGCACTGTGAACATGGAGAactgtgtgctgcagtgtgaGACGACGGGAGTGATCGTCCGGACTTCAGCCCGCCTCACCATGAACATGTGTGACCTGTACGGCTCCAAG GGGGCTGGTGTGGAGATTTACCCCGGCAGTGTTTGCAGTCTGATTGGTAACGGGATCCATCACTGTAAGGACGGGATCCTCATCAAG gacttTGCTGATGAGCTTGATGTGATGCCGTCAATCACTATGGAGAATAATGTAATTCACAACAATGAAGGCTACGGGGTGATTCTAGTGAAACCCAACATCGGGGCGCAACAAGGAGTTCTTCCGGACAGAAGTGACG AGCACGCTGGACTGCCGtctgcagacaaacagcagGGAGCTTTCActgctcctctcatctcctcaaCAACAACCCCGAGTAGCAGGTCAGCAGACATTCAGCCCGAGTCAGCAGAGAACAGCAACACGGGCGCTGACGTAGCCTCCACCTCTGGCAGGAAGTGGCAGTTTAGTCGTCAGCTGAGCAGAAACAAGGAGACTTTCTGCAGCCGAGCCGTCCAGGATCTGGTGGACCACCAGATCTTCGTCTCCATTCAGGGAAACCAGTTCAGACGCAACGGCATGGGCGACTTCGGCACCTTTTTCTACTGA
- the LOC115028895 gene encoding protein TSSC4 → MYEPVFMCGVFVSLIKLQQVTQSLLQFHQEPVISADQQRQHGHYNRSTNMVIDVARLPSLVVKMCDQKNGSDHGDDVDDLSASDESEPEERPSNDPFDPELDCDDDDDDDEGHGAEVKLSAPAAGHRAQSAFSLRGGGSAFSNRSQSIFECLDSVARLASSSSSLNHHHVTDGVFTRPLPPPPSRKTSQPPPSCPTPAKKRGVPDYLVHPERWTHYSLEDVTETSDQGNSRAAHHFLSSVQQRKEQQESPSDSSCNMQHKMIFSRPSGLLKEQLTDPLSAGRDKETCLRHLEEEEEEGREKETCLSHTEEEDEDEKDREKEMAAGRRTEQKGEKAEEKDMKVAVSRPEEKKQVQEEEGEEGGEAFTSFRKTKRKNYRKSSGREDN, encoded by the exons ATGTACGAGCCTGTTTTCATGTGTGGCGTCTTTGTGTCGCTGATCAAACTTCAACAAGTGACACAAAG TTTGCTTCAGTTTCATCAAGAGCCAGTGATTTCAGCAGACCAACAAAGACAACATGGACATTACAACAGGAGCACAAACATG GTTATTGATGTAGCCAGGCTGCCGAGTCTTGTTGTTAAGATGTGTGATCAGAAAAATGGCAGTGACCACGGTGATGACGTGGACGATCTGTCAGCCAGTGATGAATCTGAGCCCGAAGAACGACCCAGCAATGATCCCTTTGACCCAGAGCTGGACtgtgacgatgatgatgatgatgatgagggacATGGCGCGGAGGTTAAACTCTCTGCTCCAGCTGCTGGACACAGAGCTCAGAGTGCATTCAGTCTGAGAGGAGGTGGCTCAGCGTTCTCAAACCGCAGCCAAAGCATCTTTGAATGCCTGGACAGTGTAGCCCGGctggcctcctcttcctcctctctgaaCCACCATCACGTTACAGATGGAGTGTTTACTCgccctctgcctcctcctcccagcAGGAAGACAAGCCAGCCTCCGCCCAGCTGCCCCACACCAGCAAAGAAGAGAGGAGTCCCGGACTACCTGGTGCACCCTGAGCGCTGGACCCACTACAGTCTGGAAGATGTGACTGAGACCAGCGACCAGGGGAACAGCAGGGCAGCACaccacttcctgtccagtgtgcagcagaggaaggagcagcaggagagccCCAGTGACTCCTCCTGTAACATGCAGCACAAGATGatcttctccagacccagcggacTGCTGAAGGAACAACTTACTGATCCACTGTCAGCAggcagagacaaggagacatGCCTCCGtcatctggaggaggaggaagaggagggccGGGAGAAGGAGACATGTCTCAGTCAtactgaggaggaggacgaggatgaGAAGGACAGGGAGAAGGAGATGGCTGCAGGAAGGAGAACGGAGCAGAAGGGAGAAAAGGCTGAGGAGAAGGACATGAAGGTAGCTGTGAGTCGACCAGAGGAGAAGAAACAGgtgcaggaagaggagggggaggaggggggggaggccTTTACCTCCTTCAGGAAGACCAAGCGTAAAAACTACAGGAAGAGCTCAGGGCGAGAGGACAACTGA